The nucleotide window TCGGTTGTGGTGAGCGTGGTCATCCTCGGTAGATCCCTTCCTCGCCGAGGCGATGGGCGAGCTTGTTGGCGCCGAGGACCAGGCCGAGTCCGATGACTCCCTTGACCAGGCCGACCGCGGCCGAGACACCCCAGGCGCCGCCGAGGATGCCGTTGTTGTAGACGTAGGTGTCGAGCACCTCACTGGCATCTCGGCCGACGGCCGGCTGCTGCAGGATGATCTGTTCGAAGCCGACCGACAGCGAGTCGCCGAGCCGCAAGATCAACAACAGGATGATGATCTGCTTCAGGCCCGGCAGGGTGACGTGCACGATCTGTTTCCACCGGCTGGCGCCGTCGACCGCCGAGGCCTCGTACAGCGAACGGTCGATCTGGGAAAGCACCGCCAGGAAGAGGATGGTCGCCCAGCCGGTGTCCTTCCAGATCACCTCGGAGGTGAGCAGCCCACGGAAGGCGTGCGCGTTGCCGATGACGTGGATCGGGTCCAGGCCGTGGCTGCGCAGCCAGTTGTTGATCATGCCGGTGCCGCCCAGCACCTGCTGGAAGACCGCCACCACGATCACCCAGCTCATGAAGTGCGGCAGGTAGAGGATCGACTGCACCAGCTGCCGCATCCGGTTCGACATCAACGTGTGCAGGGTGATCGCGACGATGATGGGCGCCGGGAAGACGATCACGGTCTGGATCAGGGTCAGGATCAACGTGTTCTTGACCGCGTTCAGGAACTCCGGATCACCGTTCACGATGACTGCGAAATTCTCCACCCCGTTCCACAGGCTCTTGCTGATGCCCAAGTACGGCTGGAAGTCCTGGAACGCGATGATGTTGCCGTAGAGCGGGTAGTACTGGAACGCCAGGATGATCAACATCCCCGGCACCGCCAACAACAGCACCGGATAGTCGGTGAGCAGGCGGCGGCGCAGCGGGATCCTGCGGCGCTTCGGCGTGCCGGCCGACGTGTCCAATTCGGCGACATCAACCGCGGGTGGCTGGGTCGAGACCTCCTGAGTCACCATGCCGGCAGCTCCGGCAGGCGTGGGCATCGGACGCCCATGGGGAGCTTATGTAGCCGGCGACGTTGGGACGTTGGTCGTACAACGCTAAAAGGTTGCGGCGTATGCGGACTGAGACCCATCGCAGCTCCATCGGTGCAATCGCTGTAGATACAGGATTTGGCTGATATGTCGTGTGCGTTCGTGCGAGGGCCATCATGTCGTACAACGCTGTAAGAGTGTCAACCGTTTGCCACCACATTTCCGCACCGGCGGCGCAAGAAGCTGTTGTGATACCGGTTGCTGAGGCGTTACCGGGTTACGATCCAGGCGTTCCGCCCCGGATGGCGACGCGTCGTGGCGTACGTGTTCGGGCGAAGGGATCAGCTGTCGCGAGATCTTGGGGGAGCCGGGTGATGAGTCCGGCCGC belongs to Microlunatus elymi and includes:
- a CDS encoding ABC transporter permease encodes the protein MPTPAGAAGMVTQEVSTQPPAVDVAELDTSAGTPKRRRIPLRRRLLTDYPVLLLAVPGMLIILAFQYYPLYGNIIAFQDFQPYLGISKSLWNGVENFAVIVNGDPEFLNAVKNTLILTLIQTVIVFPAPIIVAITLHTLMSNRMRQLVQSILYLPHFMSWVIVVAVFQQVLGGTGMINNWLRSHGLDPIHVIGNAHAFRGLLTSEVIWKDTGWATILFLAVLSQIDRSLYEASAVDGASRWKQIVHVTLPGLKQIIILLLILRLGDSLSVGFEQIILQQPAVGRDASEVLDTYVYNNGILGGAWGVSAAVGLVKGVIGLGLVLGANKLAHRLGEEGIYRG